A single Ignavibacteriales bacterium DNA region contains:
- a CDS encoding TPM domain-containing protein, protein MLTLFYEFLTDDELLLISSKIKEMEKKTSGEIAISIKEQRGILQKGKPLSALAEQEFRRLGMFNTKAATGILIYIVLKSRELYIMADKAIHGKAPEGIWEEIKNRLLESIKNGESCRGLLDAVEAVGKLYEEHLPPPSENLNEVSNRVVVMP, encoded by the coding sequence ATGCTGACACTGTTTTACGAATTTCTCACGGATGATGAACTGCTGCTGATTTCCTCAAAAATCAAAGAAATGGAAAAGAAAACCTCGGGAGAGATTGCCATATCCATTAAGGAGCAGAGGGGGATATTGCAGAAGGGGAAGCCGCTCAGCGCGCTGGCAGAGCAGGAGTTCCGCCGGCTGGGGATGTTCAACACAAAAGCCGCGACCGGAATTCTGATATATATAGTTCTTAAATCACGCGAGCTTTACATAATGGCCGATAAAGCAATTCACGGCAAAGCGCCGGAGGGAATCTGGGAAGAGATAAAAAACCGGCTGCTTGAGTCGATTAAAAACGGCGAGAGCTGCAGGGGTCTGCTTGATGCTGTAGAGGCCGTGGGTAAATTGTATGAAGAACATCTGCCTCCTCCTTCTGAAAACCTAAACGAGGTAAGCAACCGCGTGGTGGTAATGCCCTGA
- a CDS encoding deoxyribodipyrimidine photo-lyase, with protein sequence MQNLSDRFRILQEGTPGKGPVLYWMSRDQRAYDNWALLFAQKLAQENNLALVVAFSLVPEFLQATRRQYGFMLKGLEETEKHLKELNIPFHMLLGSPADTLPEFIHEHNVSYLVADFDPLRIKRVWKRDVAKKIYIPFYEVDAHNIVPALIVSDKTEFGAYTIRPKIIRLLGDYLTDLPAPEVQKKRAPAAKNNWKSIYASLKVDESVPEVTWLKPGEDAAHEVLDGFLTGGLQKYNEERNDPVLDRQSNLSPYLHFGQISAQRVAFEVKRYSAPQLTESFLEELIVRRELTDNFCYFNTKYDSFDGFHDWAKTTLNAHRKDKREYIYSLRQFEKAATHEDLWNAAQMQMVRTGKMHGYMRMYWAKKILEWSESPEEALKIAIKLNDKYQLDGRDPNGYVGCAWSIGGVHDRAWTERPVFGKIRYMNYNGCKRKFDTEAYIKKHLGQEPDLFSA encoded by the coding sequence ATGCAAAATCTTTCAGACCGATTCAGAATACTTCAGGAAGGCACCCCGGGCAAGGGGCCGGTGCTTTACTGGATGAGCCGCGATCAGCGGGCGTACGATAACTGGGCACTTCTTTTTGCTCAAAAACTTGCTCAGGAAAACAACCTGGCCCTGGTGGTCGCCTTTTCCCTGGTGCCGGAGTTCCTGCAGGCAACCCGCCGGCAGTATGGCTTTATGCTCAAAGGACTTGAGGAGACCGAAAAGCATCTGAAAGAGCTGAATATCCCGTTTCATATGCTCCTGGGTTCACCGGCGGATACTCTGCCCGAGTTCATTCACGAGCATAATGTTTCGTATCTGGTGGCTGACTTTGACCCGCTCCGGATAAAACGCGTCTGGAAGCGCGATGTGGCGAAAAAGATATATATACCATTCTACGAGGTTGATGCTCATAACATCGTCCCGGCACTGATCGTCTCAGATAAAACGGAATTCGGCGCTTATACCATCAGGCCGAAAATAATCCGGCTGCTTGGTGACTACCTGACTGATCTGCCCGCGCCTGAAGTTCAGAAGAAACGGGCTCCCGCGGCAAAAAACAACTGGAAAAGTATATACGCCTCGCTGAAGGTGGATGAAAGCGTGCCGGAAGTTACCTGGCTTAAGCCGGGGGAAGATGCAGCGCATGAGGTGCTGGATGGATTTCTCACCGGAGGGCTTCAGAAATATAATGAGGAACGCAACGACCCGGTGCTTGACCGTCAGTCTAACCTGAGCCCATACCTCCACTTCGGACAGATTTCAGCCCAGCGCGTTGCCTTTGAAGTAAAGCGCTATTCAGCTCCTCAGCTGACTGAGTCTTTTCTTGAAGAACTGATCGTAAGACGGGAGCTTACCGACAACTTCTGCTATTTTAACACGAAGTATGATTCCTTTGACGGATTCCATGACTGGGCAAAAACCACGCTCAACGCACACCGGAAAGACAAACGGGAGTATATATACTCGCTCCGGCAGTTTGAAAAAGCTGCCACCCATGAAGATCTGTGGAACGCGGCTCAGATGCAGATGGTGCGCACCGGAAAGATGCACGGATATATGAGGATGTACTGGGCAAAGAAAATACTGGAGTGGTCTGAGTCCCCTGAAGAGGCACTGAAGATTGCCATAAAGCTGAATGATAAATATCAGCTTGACGGGCGGGACCCTAACGGTTATGTGGGGTGTGCCTGGTCAATCGGCGGAGTGCATGACCGCGCCTGGACCGAGCGTCCGGTCTTTGGCAAAATACGCTATATGAATTATAACGGCTGCAAGCGGAAGTTCGACACCGAAGCATATATAAAGAAGCATCTTGGTCAGGAGCCGGATTTATTCTCCGCCTGA
- a CDS encoding polyphosphate kinase 2 family protein, with product MNIDKYRVPYDGSFKISKTDPGDSGKFESKDEAAEKLKENVKKMAELQDKMYAHDKYGLLLIFQAMDAAGKDGAIKHVMSGLNPQGTQVFSFKNPSAEELDHDYLWRINKSLPERGRIGIFNRSHYEEVLVVKVHDLQGKQKLPPEMVTNKIWDHRYRQIKDFERYLYENGIITVKFFLNVSKSEQKKRFLQRLDDPTKNWKFSSSDLKERGFWDEYQKAYEECLNGTSTKYGPWYVIPADKKWYARLLISEVITQTLESFEMDYPKLNDEQMRALEGYRQQLMAEKD from the coding sequence ATGAATATTGACAAGTACCGCGTTCCTTATGACGGCTCATTTAAGATAAGCAAAACAGATCCGGGCGACTCCGGAAAGTTTGAGTCCAAAGATGAGGCGGCCGAAAAGCTGAAGGAAAATGTAAAAAAAATGGCCGAACTTCAGGATAAAATGTATGCTCATGATAAATACGGACTGCTGTTAATTTTCCAGGCAATGGATGCAGCAGGAAAAGACGGCGCCATTAAGCATGTAATGAGCGGACTGAATCCTCAGGGAACCCAGGTATTTTCATTCAAGAACCCCTCAGCCGAGGAACTTGATCATGACTATCTCTGGAGGATTAATAAATCACTCCCTGAAAGAGGCAGAATAGGCATATTTAACCGCAGTCACTATGAAGAGGTGCTGGTGGTAAAAGTCCATGATCTGCAGGGTAAGCAGAAACTTCCGCCTGAAATGGTTACCAACAAAATCTGGGATCACCGCTACCGTCAGATTAAAGATTTCGAGCGCTATCTTTATGAGAATGGTATCATAACCGTGAAGTTCTTCCTGAATGTCTCCAAGTCAGAACAGAAAAAAAGATTCCTGCAGCGTCTTGACGACCCGACAAAGAACTGGAAGTTCTCCTCCTCAGATCTTAAGGAAAGAGGTTTCTGGGATGAATACCAGAAAGCTTATGAGGAATGTCTGAACGGCACCAGCACAAAATACGGCCCATGGTATGTAATTCCCGCGGACAAAAAATGGTATGCCCGCCTGCTGATTTCCGAGGTAATAACCCAGACTCTTGAAAGCTTCGAGATGGATTACCCGAAACTGAATGATGAGCAGATGAGAGCTCTTGAAGGATACCGCCAGCAGTTAATGGCTGAAAAGGATTAA
- a CDS encoding four helix bundle protein, with protein MSKENIVKKKSFKFSVRIVKLYKYLIATHKEYVIPKQLLRCGTSVGAQIVESENAQSRADFIHKLSISQKEIDETMYWLDLLKETDYLSETEHASIYEDANEIKKLLTAILKKLKSNSKD; from the coding sequence ATGAGTAAAGAGAATATTGTAAAAAAGAAAAGTTTCAAATTTTCTGTGAGAATCGTTAAGCTATATAAATATCTGATCGCAACTCATAAGGAATATGTTATACCGAAACAATTACTTCGCTGTGGAACATCGGTTGGGGCTCAGATTGTTGAATCAGAAAATGCACAAAGTAGGGCTGATTTCATTCACAAACTTTCTATATCACAGAAAGAAATCGATGAAACAATGTACTGGCTTGATTTACTGAAAGAAACTGATTATTTAAGTGAAACAGAACATGCCAGTATTTACGAAGATGCAAATGAAATCAAGAAATTATTAACGGCTATACTTAAGAAACTAAAATCAAATTCGAAGGACTGA